Proteins encoded within one genomic window of uncultured Sphingopyxis sp.:
- a CDS encoding polysaccharide biosynthesis/export family protein: MNRIPAFALVPALLLAGCVKNAPPVASVPDSPVTALKNLPEPEASDVVRSTRLAFVGPFTELRVEVFGVPDMQRDIMTDGKGNFAFPLVGSIAAAGKTPADVSEEIRQKLAGRYIRDPQVTVNFKASSNPLSIQSMSVTVDGQVNKAGAYPVVGRVTLMRAVALAGGTNEFAKLEDVVVFRDVGNQKYVGIYNLEAIRRGNYPDPEIFPNDVVVVGDSPARRRFKDILAVVPALLSPVILLAREF; encoded by the coding sequence ATGAACCGAATTCCTGCTTTTGCCCTTGTGCCTGCGCTGTTGCTTGCCGGATGCGTCAAGAATGCGCCGCCGGTCGCGAGCGTTCCGGACAGCCCGGTCACCGCACTCAAGAACTTGCCCGAACCGGAGGCGAGCGACGTCGTTCGTTCAACGCGACTGGCGTTCGTCGGACCCTTCACCGAATTGCGTGTCGAGGTGTTCGGCGTTCCGGACATGCAACGCGATATCATGACCGACGGGAAGGGTAATTTCGCGTTCCCGCTCGTTGGGTCAATCGCCGCTGCGGGCAAGACGCCCGCCGATGTTTCAGAAGAAATTCGTCAGAAATTGGCGGGCCGTTATATTCGCGATCCGCAGGTAACGGTCAATTTCAAGGCGTCGTCCAATCCGCTTTCCATTCAGTCGATGTCGGTGACCGTCGATGGTCAGGTGAATAAGGCCGGAGCCTATCCGGTCGTTGGCCGTGTCACGCTGATGCGGGCGGTGGCGCTTGCGGGCGGCACGAACGAGTTCGCCAAACTGGAAGACGTGGTTGTATTTCGCGATGTCGGCAATCAGAAATATGTCGGCATTTACAATCTGGAAGCCATCCGGCGGGGTAATTATCCGGATCCGGAAATCTTTCCGAACGACGTAGTCGTTGTCGGCGATTCCCCGGCACGGCGACGGTTCAAGGATATACTGGCGGTCGTGCCGGCGCTGTTGTCGCCTGTCATTTTGCTTGCCAGAGAATTTTGA
- a CDS encoding O-antigen ligase family protein, translated as MSRQPLSAWVPVAFLVFVFLTGGGARSDIASLPLLRGGAVLFAFWAALQMDGSDWRRVRTPLLLLGALTAWIGIQLIPLPPAMWQGLPGRETIAAIDRLLGQPDIWRPISLTPSQGFNSLLAMTVPFAALLVYSRGSAEDGSRILFAVVGIACVSALLGLVQIMSGPSSGAYLYRITNSQDMVGLFANRNHHSIFLASSVIIAAMLLRDEFMRKQRRGLVCVCLALVGVSLTVMTVLIGSRAGLVAGVVAFSAGYLMVASAWQSHGSRRTSGAPALSPRRAKWLLYAPVVAMALLLGGGLWASSRMTAFSRVLGADVAEDMRVQAWSTVQSMLETYWVMGSGFGSFPDVYEMFEPDRLLQPSYFNHAHNDWAEIFITGGVPAMVIMIAAIAWIVRGALRRGTRGLLKGHRGDIRLSAMLILCLIALGSVVDYPLRVPSIQLLSIILVILLCCSKGGPTRQD; from the coding sequence ATGAGTCGACAGCCGCTTTCGGCCTGGGTGCCCGTGGCCTTTCTCGTCTTCGTCTTCCTGACCGGGGGCGGCGCGCGCAGTGACATAGCATCATTGCCCCTGCTCCGCGGCGGCGCGGTCCTTTTCGCCTTTTGGGCGGCGCTACAGATGGACGGCAGCGATTGGCGGCGGGTGCGGACGCCGCTGTTGTTGCTCGGTGCGTTGACCGCATGGATCGGTATCCAGCTGATTCCGTTGCCGCCCGCGATGTGGCAGGGGTTGCCGGGACGCGAGACGATCGCGGCGATCGATCGTCTGCTGGGGCAGCCGGACATCTGGCGCCCGATTTCGCTGACGCCCTCGCAAGGCTTCAACAGCCTTTTGGCGATGACCGTGCCGTTTGCGGCCTTGCTCGTCTACAGCCGCGGCAGCGCGGAGGATGGTTCGCGAATCCTTTTCGCCGTCGTCGGCATCGCCTGTGTCAGCGCGCTGCTGGGGCTTGTGCAGATCATGTCGGGCCCGTCGAGCGGCGCCTATCTCTACCGCATTACCAATTCGCAAGACATGGTCGGCCTCTTCGCCAACCGCAATCATCATTCCATATTTCTTGCCTCTTCCGTGATTATTGCGGCAATGTTGTTGCGCGACGAATTCATGCGCAAGCAGCGGCGCGGGCTGGTTTGTGTTTGTTTGGCGCTCGTCGGCGTCAGCCTGACCGTGATGACGGTCCTTATCGGGTCGCGAGCCGGCCTTGTGGCCGGGGTCGTCGCTTTTTCGGCCGGATATCTGATGGTGGCGTCGGCGTGGCAGTCGCACGGGTCGAGGCGAACTTCCGGCGCGCCTGCATTGTCTCCGCGCCGGGCGAAATGGCTGCTCTACGCGCCGGTTGTCGCGATGGCTCTCCTGCTGGGAGGCGGACTCTGGGCTTCGAGCCGGATGACGGCATTTTCGCGAGTGCTGGGTGCCGACGTCGCGGAGGACATGCGCGTTCAGGCCTGGTCGACCGTTCAATCGATGCTGGAGACATATTGGGTGATGGGAAGCGGTTTCGGCTCCTTCCCGGATGTGTACGAAATGTTCGAACCCGACCGGCTCCTTCAGCCTTCCTATTTCAACCACGCGCACAATGACTGGGCGGAAATCTTCATCACGGGCGGCGTGCCGGCGATGGTCATAATGATTGCGGCGATCGCCTGGATCGTGCGCGGCGCGCTGCGTCGCGGCACGCGGGGACTGCTCAAGGGGCATCGCGGCGACATCCGTCTGTCGGCGATGCTGATATTGTGTCTGATCGCGCTCGGAAGCGTCGTCGATTACCCGCTTCGTGTGCCCTCGATTCAGCTTCTGTCGATCATTCTCGTGATCCTGTTGTGCTGCTCCAAAGGTGGGCCGACGCGACAGGATTAG
- a CDS encoding acyltransferase, whose amino-acid sequence MTIHPKAVVHESAFVDDNVSIGEDTRIWHFVHVLPHTTIGARCSLGQNVMAGPHVTIGDNCKIQNNVALYKGVTLADDVFCGPSCVFTNVLTPRAFVERKDEFRDTPVGKGATIGANATIVCGNRLGEYCMVAAGAVVTRDVPPFALVAGVPARRIGWVSRTGERLDETLVCPRTGEVYEEIDGALRLVEG is encoded by the coding sequence ATGACGATCCATCCCAAAGCCGTCGTCCATGAAAGCGCCTTCGTGGACGACAATGTGTCGATCGGCGAAGATACGCGCATCTGGCACTTCGTCCATGTGCTGCCGCACACCACGATCGGTGCGCGTTGCTCGCTCGGCCAGAATGTGATGGCCGGGCCGCACGTCACGATCGGCGACAATTGCAAGATTCAGAACAATGTCGCGCTCTACAAGGGCGTGACGCTGGCCGACGATGTATTCTGCGGCCCTTCGTGCGTGTTCACCAACGTGCTGACGCCGCGCGCGTTCGTCGAGCGCAAGGACGAGTTTCGCGATACGCCGGTGGGGAAGGGAGCGACGATCGGCGCCAACGCCACCATCGTCTGCGGAAACCGGCTGGGCGAATATTGCATGGTCGCGGCGGGCGCGGTGGTCACGCGCGACGTGCCGCCCTTCGCGCTCGTCGCCGGAGTGCCCGCGCGGCGTATCGGCTGGGTTTCGCGCACCGGCGAACGCCTCGACGAGACGCTCGTCTGCCCGCGCACGGGCGAAGTCTATGAAGAAATCGACGGCGCGCTGCGCCTGGTTGAAGGTTGA
- a CDS encoding nucleotide sugar dehydrogenase — protein MQKFIDGLAAKTLRVGILGLGYVGIPLAKRISAVGLHVLGFDIVQERVDELNAGTSPIKHIGNDEIAEMRASGFEATTDFSRSAECDALIICVPTPLNTYREPDLSFVTSTMDNLLPHLRKGQMLSLESTTWPGTTEEILLPYVEQAGLKVGEDFYLVYSPEREDPGNASFDTQTIPKVIGGHTPACLKLGTALYAAFIDRVVPVSSTKAAEMVKLLENIHRSVNIGLVNEMKIVADKMGLNIFEVIDAAATKPFGFTAYYPGPGIGGHCIPIDPFYLTWKAREFGLHTRFIELAGEVNAAMPQYVVDKTTAALNEHGKAVKGSKILVLGIAYKRDVDDMRESPSVHVMELLRDMGAEVAYSDSNVPRFPKMREHVFDLSSMPLTAENIRAQDAVLLLTDHSDVDYDLVMREARLLVDTRGKLGLNLPNVVRA, from the coding sequence ATGCAAAAATTTATCGATGGCCTCGCGGCAAAAACCTTGCGCGTCGGCATACTGGGCCTTGGCTATGTCGGCATCCCGTTGGCTAAGCGCATATCGGCGGTCGGCTTGCACGTCCTCGGCTTCGACATCGTTCAGGAGCGGGTCGACGAGTTGAACGCCGGCACCAGTCCGATCAAGCATATCGGCAATGACGAAATCGCGGAGATGCGCGCTTCGGGGTTCGAGGCGACCACCGATTTCAGCCGTTCGGCCGAATGCGATGCGTTGATCATTTGCGTGCCGACGCCGCTCAACACCTATCGCGAGCCTGACCTCAGCTTCGTGACCTCGACGATGGACAATCTGCTGCCGCATCTGCGCAAGGGGCAGATGCTGTCGCTCGAAAGCACGACCTGGCCGGGCACGACCGAAGAAATATTGCTGCCTTACGTCGAACAGGCCGGGCTGAAGGTCGGTGAGGATTTCTATCTCGTCTATTCGCCCGAGCGCGAGGATCCCGGCAACGCCTCGTTCGATACGCAGACGATCCCCAAGGTGATCGGCGGCCACACGCCGGCCTGCCTGAAGCTAGGCACCGCGCTCTATGCGGCGTTCATCGACCGGGTGGTTCCGGTGAGCTCGACCAAGGCGGCCGAGATGGTCAAGCTGCTCGAGAATATCCACCGTTCGGTGAACATCGGCCTCGTCAACGAGATGAAGATCGTCGCCGACAAGATGGGCCTCAACATCTTCGAGGTCATCGACGCCGCGGCGACCAAGCCCTTCGGTTTCACGGCCTATTATCCGGGACCGGGGATCGGCGGGCACTGCATTCCGATCGACCCCTTCTACCTGACGTGGAAGGCGCGCGAGTTCGGGCTGCACACGCGCTTCATCGAACTGGCCGGCGAAGTGAACGCCGCGATGCCGCAATATGTCGTCGACAAGACGACCGCCGCGCTCAACGAGCATGGGAAGGCCGTGAAGGGCTCGAAAATTCTCGTGCTCGGCATCGCCTACAAACGCGACGTCGACGACATGCGCGAGAGTCCGTCGGTGCATGTGATGGAACTGCTGCGCGATATGGGCGCGGAGGTCGCCTACAGCGATTCGAACGTTCCGCGCTTCCCGAAGATGCGCGAGCATGTTTTCGACCTCTCCTCGATGCCGCTGACGGCCGAGAATATCCGCGCGCAGGATGCGGTTCTGCTGCTGACCGACCACAGCGACGTCGACTATGATCTGGTGATGCGCGAGGCCCGGCTGCTGGTCGATACACGCGGCAAGCTCGGCCTCAATCTTCCGAACGTCGTGCGCGCATGA
- a CDS encoding glycosyltransferase family 4 protein encodes MKNVWILNHYAQEPGSFGGTRHFDLAKHLREFGWKASIIAAGTELNTGRQRLAAGENHRLDTFDGIDFLWLATPAYQGNGLGRLRNMATYAVRALGKSTAPLPPPDAVIGSSVHPLAAWAGLRLASRFNVPFFFEVRDLWPETLIDMGTLSRNHPAAIAMRMLEGRLYRGAEKIISLLPHAHRYIRRFDISEDKIAWLPNGIDLDRFPSPPPPLPAETFMLMYFGAHGGANGLDNVIAAMRLLGDQPVRLRLIGDGPSKTSLVEAAAGLANVSFEPPVPKDAIPALAAQADAFVFNLIDAPVFNYGISSNKLFDFMASGRPTLFCSSASNNPIADASGGITVQPGKPAALADAIRQLLDTPLTVRQTMGTNAREYIEKNHDFRSLARKLADILP; translated from the coding sequence ATGAAGAATGTCTGGATACTCAATCATTACGCCCAGGAACCGGGATCCTTCGGCGGTACCCGGCATTTCGATCTCGCCAAACATCTTCGCGAATTCGGCTGGAAGGCATCTATCATTGCGGCCGGCACCGAATTGAATACCGGGCGGCAGCGGTTAGCTGCGGGAGAAAACCATCGCCTCGACACATTCGACGGCATCGACTTCCTTTGGCTCGCGACCCCGGCCTATCAGGGCAACGGCCTCGGCCGCTTGCGCAATATGGCAACATACGCCGTGCGAGCGCTGGGCAAATCGACCGCGCCGCTACCGCCGCCCGACGCAGTCATCGGGTCCAGCGTCCATCCACTCGCGGCTTGGGCCGGGCTCCGGCTCGCATCGCGATTTAATGTTCCCTTTTTTTTCGAAGTCAGGGATCTCTGGCCCGAAACGCTGATCGACATGGGCACGCTCTCGCGCAATCACCCGGCAGCGATTGCCATGCGTATGCTCGAAGGGCGTCTTTACCGGGGTGCAGAGAAAATCATTTCGCTCTTACCGCACGCCCACCGCTACATACGTCGCTTCGACATTTCCGAAGACAAAATTGCGTGGCTGCCCAACGGGATCGATCTGGACCGCTTCCCTTCGCCTCCTCCACCGCTTCCCGCGGAAACCTTCATGCTAATGTATTTCGGAGCCCATGGTGGCGCCAACGGTCTTGACAACGTGATAGCCGCGATGCGTCTGTTGGGGGATCAGCCGGTCCGCCTCCGCTTGATCGGCGACGGCCCTTCCAAGACTTCCCTTGTCGAGGCGGCGGCCGGTCTCGCCAATGTCAGCTTCGAACCGCCAGTACCGAAGGATGCTATTCCTGCCTTGGCCGCGCAGGCAGACGCGTTCGTGTTCAACCTGATCGACGCGCCGGTATTCAACTATGGTATCAGCAGCAATAAGCTCTTCGACTTCATGGCGTCGGGACGGCCGACTCTGTTTTGCAGCAGCGCGTCGAATAACCCGATCGCCGACGCATCCGGGGGGATCACCGTGCAACCAGGCAAGCCGGCCGCCTTGGCGGACGCAATTCGGCAACTATTGGATACGCCGCTGACTGTGCGACAAACGATGGGTACAAATGCTCGCGAATATATCGAGAAAAATCACGACTTCAGATCTCTAGCGCGCAAGCTCGCCGATATTCTTCCTTGA
- a CDS encoding polysaccharide biosynthesis tyrosine autokinase — protein MVSATDADYGVQDEPSGVAIVEQLWTAALSHRNLAIGVILGALLLGLLATFLATPQYRSTARLEILPDAPVATSVEGQRDKALVNEISFYNTQYSLLQSESLAERVVRAGNLLSDKDFLTAFKMENVDASMSSAERRNLNGDAVGILLDRLSVSPVRNSSLVDVAFATPSPRLSAKLANLWGQQFQQASIDRRFAATSDARKYLEARLQTLRRNLESSERSLINYGMSKGIVTISSQTGADGRTQTQTLVASDIAGISAALSKAREERIAAEAQLANEMSGIAAVNAPTIGALRQKRAELQAELAQQRTIFADDYPAVASLRAQIANLDRSIAAETARSSQGNREAYQASVRRERDLQNELDNLTQRYNKQQRESIEMAILQREVDSNRQLYDGLLQRYKEIGAAGVGTNNISVVDAAKIADRPSSPRLILNVALALLAGIGLAGGLIFALEKIDSSVRDPQDVGVRFGLPLLGAIPEVSGHPAELITDKKSAIYEAYFSLMTNLSFLTTHGAPRSIMLTSSQPREGKSNSSLCLATVMAGVGKSVILVDADVRNPSQNEYLGIPNKLGLSHYLAGDDNIDAMIAELPKHGFSIITAGKVPPNAAELLGSERLDDLIAELLKRYDHVLIDSPPLLGLADAPLIARRVEGVLFTIEANATKQRPISNALIRLRMSGAKIFGAIVTKVGARNQAYGYGYGYGYGFSYGKEEQKG, from the coding sequence ATGGTGTCGGCAACCGATGCCGACTATGGCGTTCAGGATGAACCGTCGGGCGTGGCGATTGTCGAGCAGCTATGGACGGCTGCGCTCAGTCATCGCAACCTCGCGATTGGTGTCATCCTCGGAGCGTTGTTGCTCGGGCTTTTGGCGACGTTTCTCGCGACGCCGCAATATCGCTCAACCGCGCGATTGGAAATTCTGCCGGACGCGCCGGTCGCGACTTCGGTCGAGGGGCAGCGCGACAAGGCGCTGGTCAACGAAATCTCCTTCTACAACACGCAATATTCGCTGTTGCAGTCGGAATCGCTCGCCGAACGCGTCGTGCGAGCCGGAAATCTGCTTTCCGACAAGGATTTTCTCACGGCATTTAAGATGGAGAATGTCGACGCCTCGATGAGTAGTGCCGAAAGGCGCAATCTGAACGGCGACGCGGTAGGGATTCTACTCGACCGGCTTTCGGTTTCCCCTGTGCGCAATTCGAGCCTCGTCGATGTCGCTTTCGCGACACCGTCCCCGCGTCTCTCGGCAAAGCTTGCCAATCTGTGGGGCCAGCAGTTCCAGCAGGCGAGCATCGATCGCCGGTTTGCCGCCACCTCGGACGCGCGGAAATATCTTGAAGCGCGTCTCCAGACGTTGCGCCGGAATCTCGAATCGTCGGAACGGTCGCTGATCAATTACGGCATGAGCAAGGGGATCGTTACGATCTCGTCACAGACCGGTGCCGACGGCCGCACGCAGACGCAAACGCTGGTGGCTTCGGACATCGCGGGCATCAGTGCGGCGCTCTCCAAGGCGCGCGAAGAACGGATCGCCGCCGAAGCGCAACTCGCCAACGAGATGTCCGGCATCGCCGCGGTCAATGCGCCGACGATCGGGGCCCTACGGCAAAAGCGCGCGGAATTGCAGGCCGAATTGGCCCAGCAACGCACGATATTCGCTGACGATTATCCGGCGGTCGCGTCGCTCAGGGCGCAGATCGCCAATCTCGACCGCAGCATCGCTGCCGAAACCGCGCGCTCGTCGCAGGGCAATCGCGAGGCGTATCAGGCGTCGGTGCGCCGCGAACGCGACCTGCAGAACGAACTCGACAACCTGACCCAGCGCTACAACAAGCAGCAGCGTGAATCGATCGAAATGGCGATCCTGCAGCGCGAGGTGGATTCGAACCGCCAACTCTATGACGGGCTCCTGCAACGATATAAGGAAATCGGAGCGGCCGGAGTGGGGACCAACAATATTTCGGTCGTCGACGCGGCGAAGATTGCCGACCGGCCGTCGAGTCCGCGCCTGATCCTCAATGTCGCGCTGGCGTTGCTCGCGGGCATAGGCCTTGCCGGCGGACTAATTTTCGCGCTGGAAAAGATCGACAGCTCGGTCCGCGACCCGCAAGATGTCGGCGTGCGCTTCGGTTTGCCGCTGCTTGGGGCAATCCCCGAAGTGTCGGGGCATCCGGCCGAGCTCATCACCGACAAGAAGTCGGCGATCTACGAGGCCTATTTCTCCCTGATGACCAACCTGTCGTTCCTGACGACGCATGGCGCGCCGCGGTCGATCATGCTGACGTCGTCGCAACCGCGGGAAGGCAAGAGCAATTCCTCGCTGTGCCTCGCGACGGTGATGGCGGGTGTCGGAAAGTCGGTGATTCTGGTCGATGCCGACGTCCGCAACCCGTCGCAAAACGAGTATCTGGGTATCCCGAACAAATTGGGTCTCAGCCATTATCTGGCGGGCGATGACAACATCGACGCGATGATCGCCGAATTGCCCAAGCACGGCTTCTCGATCATCACTGCGGGGAAGGTGCCACCCAATGCGGCGGAACTGCTTGGCAGCGAGCGCCTGGATGATCTGATCGCCGAGCTGCTGAAGCGTTATGACCATGTTCTCATCGATTCGCCGCCGTTGCTGGGGCTGGCCGACGCGCCGCTGATCGCGCGCCGCGTGGAGGGGGTGCTGTTCACGATCGAAGCGAATGCGACGAAGCAGCGTCCGATCTCGAACGCGCTGATCAGGCTCCGCATGTCGGGTGCGAAGATTTTCGGCGCGATCGTCACAAAGGTTGGCGCCCGCAATCAAGCCTATGGTTATGGCTACGGTTACGGTTACGGGTTCAGCTACGGTAAGGAAGAGCAGAAGGGTTGA
- the wecB gene encoding UDP-N-acetylglucosamine 2-epimerase (non-hydrolyzing), which produces MKVMTVFGTRPEAIKMFPVVHALRERAEIEVRVCVTAQHREMLDQVLDIARITADVDLDVMTPNQSLDALLARLVTGLGETFDREKPDRVLVHGDTLTTMAATLAAYFRKIPVGHVEAGLRSGNIYHPWPEEVNRKVAGAVADLHFAPTETAAAALLAENVPAERIHVTGNTVIDALLATKARIGGEPSLAAGLDALAARFSDRRIIAVTSHRRENFGEGMKAIADAIAGIAARDDVAVVFPVHPNPHVRSAMEPILGNLANVALIDPLDYPHFVRLLGMSTLVLTDSGGVQEEAPSLGKPVLVMRETTERPEGIEAGTARLVGTDKNRIVSEIFSLLDDENAYNAMARAHNPFGDGRAAERIAEIVARAH; this is translated from the coding sequence ATGAAGGTTATGACGGTTTTCGGCACCCGGCCGGAAGCGATCAAGATGTTTCCCGTCGTCCATGCGCTGCGCGAACGGGCCGAAATCGAGGTCCGCGTTTGCGTGACCGCCCAGCACCGCGAAATGCTCGATCAGGTTCTGGACATCGCGCGTATAACAGCTGACGTCGACCTCGACGTGATGACCCCCAACCAGTCGCTCGACGCCCTGCTCGCCCGGCTCGTCACCGGCCTAGGCGAGACGTTCGACCGCGAAAAACCGGATCGCGTCCTTGTTCACGGCGACACGCTGACGACGATGGCTGCGACGCTCGCCGCCTATTTCCGCAAGATTCCCGTCGGCCATGTCGAGGCGGGGCTGCGTAGCGGAAATATCTATCATCCCTGGCCTGAGGAGGTGAACCGCAAGGTCGCGGGCGCGGTCGCCGACCTTCATTTCGCGCCAACCGAAACCGCCGCGGCGGCCTTGCTCGCCGAGAACGTGCCTGCGGAGCGCATCCACGTCACCGGCAACACCGTGATCGACGCGCTGCTCGCGACCAAGGCGCGGATCGGTGGCGAACCCTCGCTCGCCGCCGGTCTCGACGCCTTGGCCGCGCGTTTTTCGGACAGGCGGATCATCGCGGTCACGTCGCACCGCCGCGAGAATTTCGGCGAGGGGATGAAAGCGATCGCCGATGCGATCGCCGGAATCGCCGCGCGCGACGACGTCGCGGTCGTTTTTCCGGTCCACCCCAATCCGCACGTCCGCAGCGCGATGGAACCGATCCTCGGCAATCTTGCCAATGTCGCGCTGATCGACCCGCTCGATTATCCGCATTTCGTCCGCCTGCTCGGGATGAGCACGCTTGTGCTCACCGATAGTGGCGGCGTGCAGGAGGAAGCGCCCTCGCTCGGCAAACCGGTCCTCGTGATGCGCGAAACGACCGAACGCCCCGAGGGGATCGAGGCCGGCACCGCGCGCCTTGTCGGCACCGACAAAAATCGCATCGTTTCGGAAATTTTCAGCCTTTTGGACGATGAAAACGCCTATAACGCCATGGCCCGCGCCCATAATCCCTTCGGTGACGGCCGCGCGGCGGAACGAATAGCGGAGATTGTTGCGCGTGCCCATTGA
- a CDS encoding metallophosphoesterase family protein, which translates to MFWKRKTKSAPSSARGGFSIPDGQRVYAIGDIHGRDDLFAQMIDAIRADNAKRDPAKVTLILLGDLVDRGPDSAGVVDRAMRLSEDFPDTRLLIGNHEECFLAALTGDIRRVRYFMRIGGDATIRSYWRDDAGFAEASFEEVAARMPTLVPAEHVDFLGSGEDVIEIGDYAFVHAGVRPGVPLEKQQLSDLRWIRDEFLDDLGDHGKMIVHGHSITPAPDEQANRIGVDVGAFQSGTLAALGIEGTRRWFLFARDG; encoded by the coding sequence ATGTTCTGGAAGCGTAAGACCAAGTCGGCTCCGTCGTCGGCGCGCGGAGGATTCTCGATACCCGACGGGCAGCGTGTCTATGCGATCGGCGATATTCATGGCCGCGACGACCTGTTCGCGCAGATGATCGACGCGATCCGCGCCGACAATGCGAAGCGCGATCCGGCCAAAGTTACGCTGATCCTGCTCGGCGACCTTGTCGATCGCGGCCCGGATTCGGCGGGCGTTGTCGATCGCGCCATGCGGCTGAGCGAGGACTTTCCCGACACGCGGCTGTTGATCGGCAATCATGAAGAGTGTTTTCTCGCCGCGCTGACCGGTGACATCCGGCGCGTGCGCTATTTCATGCGGATCGGAGGAGATGCGACGATTCGCAGTTACTGGCGGGACGATGCGGGTTTTGCCGAAGCGAGCTTCGAAGAGGTGGCGGCGCGCATGCCGACGCTGGTTCCGGCGGAACATGTCGATTTCCTGGGCAGCGGCGAGGATGTGATCGAGATCGGCGATTACGCTTTCGTCCATGCGGGCGTGCGGCCGGGCGTCCCGCTCGAAAAGCAGCAGCTTTCCGATTTGCGGTGGATCCGCGACGAATTTCTCGACGACCTTGGCGATCATGGAAAAATGATCGTGCATGGTCACAGCATCACGCCGGCACCCGACGAGCAGGCCAACCGCATCGGGGTCGACGTTGGCGCCTTCCAAAGCGGCACCCTGGCCGCGCTGGGTATCGAAGGGACGCGCCGCTGGTTTCTATTCGCACGCGACGGGTAA
- a CDS encoding Gfo/Idh/MocA family oxidoreductase has product MSQPRIAHVGCGYWGKNLARNFAELGALEAIVDDHRETAERISEATGARIASLNEVLADPAIDGISFATPAETHAALALRALESGKHVYVEKPVALSPGDAETLIEVAARHDRRLMVGHLLQYHPIFRKMREMVRSGAIGALSYVYSNRMSLGKFRVEENVLWSFAPHDVSMILSLVDADCTGVTAQGAAIVTPGIEDWALLQLRFANGLKGHIQTSWLHPFKEQRLVAIGSEGMLVFEDSAPEWDNKLRLYRHRIDRDGPVPVPHPAAAEAIVVEKSEPLRNECQHFLDCIANGAAPLTDGAEGLAVLNVLRRASDALASAS; this is encoded by the coding sequence ATGAGCCAGCCTCGTATCGCTCACGTCGGTTGCGGCTATTGGGGCAAGAATCTTGCGCGCAATTTCGCCGAGCTCGGCGCGCTCGAAGCCATTGTCGACGATCACCGCGAAACCGCCGAACGCATTTCGGAGGCGACCGGCGCGCGGATCGCGTCGCTGAACGAGGTCCTCGCCGATCCCGCGATCGACGGCATCTCCTTTGCGACCCCTGCCGAAACGCACGCCGCGCTCGCGCTGCGCGCGCTCGAAAGCGGCAAACATGTCTACGTCGAAAAGCCCGTCGCGCTTTCGCCGGGCGATGCCGAGACGCTGATCGAGGTCGCGGCGCGACACGACCGGCGGCTGATGGTCGGGCATCTGCTGCAATATCACCCGATCTTTCGCAAGATGCGCGAGATGGTGCGCTCGGGCGCGATCGGCGCGCTGAGTTACGTCTATTCGAACCGCATGTCGCTGGGCAAATTCCGGGTCGAGGAAAATGTCCTCTGGTCCTTCGCACCGCACGATGTGTCGATGATCCTGTCGCTCGTCGACGCCGATTGCACCGGGGTGACGGCGCAGGGGGCGGCGATCGTCACCCCCGGTATCGAGGATTGGGCGCTGCTCCAGTTGCGCTTCGCCAACGGGCTGAAGGGGCATATCCAGACGAGCTGGCTCCATCCCTTCAAGGAACAGCGCCTCGTCGCGATCGGCAGCGAGGGCATGCTGGTGTTCGAGGATTCGGCACCCGAATGGGACAACAAGCTGCGGCTCTATCGCCATCGCATCGACCGCGACGGCCCGGTGCCGGTTCCGCATCCGGCCGCGGCCGAGGCGATCGTCGTCGAGAAGTCGGAGCCGCTTCGCAACGAATGCCAGCATTTCCTCGACTGTATCGCGAACGGCGCCGCGCCGCTGACCGACGGGGCCGAGGGACTTGCCGTGCTGAACGTATTGCGCCGCGCCTCCGACGCGCTCGCATCCGCTTCCTAG